The proteins below are encoded in one region of Arenibacter algicola:
- a CDS encoding ABC-F family ATP-binding cassette domain-containing protein: MISVDAIAVEFSGDTLFSDVSFVINENDKIALMGKNGAGKSTMMKIIAGEQKATRGHIRYPKDAVIAYLPQHLLTDDSCTVFEEASKAFKEIFSMRDEIERLNKELETRTDYESDAYMNIIEKVSDLGEKFYALEEINYEAEVEKALRGLGFKREDFHRLTSEFSGGWRMRIELAKILLQKPDLILLDEPTNHVDIESVIWLEDFLLNKAKAVVVISHDKTFIDNITNRTIEVTMGRIYDYKANYTHYLQLREDRRSHQIKAYQEQQKFIADNQAFIDRFKGTYSKTNQVTSRERMLEKLQIIEIDEIDTTALKLRFPPSIRSGDYPVTAEGLSKSYGDHVVFKDANLSISRGEKVSFVGRNGEGKSTMIKAILGEIEVEGKCSLGHNVKVGYFAQNQASLLDPELTIFQTVDEVAEGDVRTQIKNILGRFMFSGDDLEKKVSVLSGGEKTRLAMVKLLLEPVNLLILDEPTNHLDLKSKDVLKEALLAFDGTLILVSHDRDFLQGLSQKVFEFKDKRVIEHFETIDAFLVRNRIENLKEIDLKA; this comes from the coding sequence ATGATTTCTGTAGATGCAATAGCGGTGGAATTTAGTGGTGACACCTTGTTTAGTGATGTTTCCTTTGTTATCAATGAGAACGATAAGATTGCCCTAATGGGCAAAAACGGGGCTGGAAAATCTACCATGATGAAGATAATTGCAGGGGAGCAAAAAGCCACCCGAGGGCATATTCGCTATCCCAAGGACGCCGTAATTGCCTATTTGCCCCAGCATTTATTGACCGATGACAGTTGTACCGTTTTCGAGGAAGCCTCCAAAGCCTTTAAGGAAATCTTTAGCATGCGGGATGAAATTGAACGCCTCAACAAGGAATTGGAAACCCGTACCGATTATGAATCGGACGCCTATATGAATATTATTGAAAAAGTTTCGGACCTGGGTGAAAAATTCTATGCACTTGAAGAAATAAATTACGAGGCAGAGGTAGAAAAGGCGCTTAGGGGACTAGGGTTTAAGCGCGAAGATTTTCATCGCCTTACCAGTGAATTCAGTGGTGGTTGGCGAATGAGAATAGAACTTGCCAAGATATTATTGCAAAAGCCGGACCTAATCCTTTTGGATGAGCCCACCAACCACGTGGATATAGAATCAGTTATTTGGCTGGAGGATTTCCTGTTGAACAAAGCCAAGGCAGTTGTCGTAATCTCCCATGACAAAACCTTTATAGATAATATTACCAACAGAACCATAGAAGTAACCATGGGCAGGATCTATGATTACAAGGCCAACTACACCCACTACCTTCAGTTAAGGGAAGACAGGCGAAGCCACCAAATAAAAGCTTATCAGGAACAGCAAAAGTTTATTGCAGACAATCAAGCCTTTATTGACCGGTTTAAGGGTACCTATTCCAAAACCAACCAGGTAACTTCCAGGGAAAGAATGTTGGAAAAGCTTCAGATCATAGAAATTGACGAAATAGACACCACGGCCCTAAAACTGAGGTTCCCTCCTTCCATTCGCTCCGGCGACTATCCGGTTACTGCTGAAGGGCTTTCCAAAAGTTATGGCGACCATGTGGTTTTCAAAGATGCCAATCTCTCTATTTCGCGTGGCGAAAAGGTTTCTTTTGTTGGAAGGAACGGCGAAGGAAAATCTACAATGATCAAGGCCATTTTGGGCGAAATTGAAGTTGAGGGAAAATGTAGTTTGGGGCACAATGTGAAAGTTGGTTATTTTGCCCAAAACCAAGCCTCCTTGTTAGATCCTGAACTAACCATCTTCCAGACTGTGGATGAAGTAGCGGAAGGAGACGTACGGACACAGATCAAAAATATTCTCGGCAGGTTTATGTTTAGCGGTGATGACCTGGAAAAAAAGGTAAGTGTACTTTCAGGAGGGGAAAAAACCCGTCTTGCAATGGTGAAATTGCTTTTGGAACCGGTAAATCTTCTGATACTGGATGAGCCTACCAACCATTTGGACCTAAAATCCAAGGATGTACTTAAAGAAGCCCTGCTTGCCTTTGATGGCACCTTAATATTGGTCTCCCACGACCGGGATTTTCTGCAAGGACTGTCCCAAAAAGTATTCGAATTTAAGGACAAACGCGTCATAGAACATTTCGAGACCATAGATGCCTTCTTGGTACGCAACAGAATAGAGAACCTTAAAGAAATAGATTTAAAGGCCTAA
- a CDS encoding DUF2911 domain-containing protein yields MKNLFTIALMVIALAFSSEAMAQKFSGLDKSPADIASYPTDYKVSEKLVRVTYSRPQLKGRSISELAPAGKVWRTGANEAAEIIFYKDATVGGKAVAAGTYSLFTIPGDKEWTIILNKNLNQWGAYSYQESADVLRVPAGVSNASESLDAFSIAYKDVDNGTHMVLGWGNTRVSLPITF; encoded by the coding sequence ATGAAAAATTTATTTACGATTGCACTTATGGTTATTGCTTTGGCCTTTAGCTCTGAAGCTATGGCACAGAAATTCAGTGGATTGGACAAGAGTCCAGCGGACATTGCCTCCTACCCTACTGATTATAAAGTTTCGGAAAAATTGGTTCGAGTAACTTATAGTCGACCACAATTAAAAGGACGTTCAATTTCTGAACTAGCCCCAGCAGGGAAGGTTTGGAGAACTGGAGCGAATGAGGCCGCTGAAATCATTTTTTATAAAGATGCTACTGTAGGTGGTAAAGCAGTTGCCGCTGGTACTTATTCCCTATTTACCATTCCAGGTGATAAGGAATGGACCATAATACTGAACAAAAATTTAAATCAGTGGGGGGCCTATTCCTACCAGGAAAGTGCCGATGTATTACGTGTACCCGCCGGTGTGAGCAATGCGTCCGAATCTTTGGATGCCTTTTCCATTGCTTATAAAGATGTAGACAATGGTACCCATATGGTTTTAGGATGGGGAAACACCAGAGTTTCCCTACCAATTACCTTTTAA
- the asnB gene encoding asparagine synthase B yields MCGIVCAFDVKESTEVLRPQLLEMSKKIRHRGPDWSGIFADDKAILAHERLAIVDPASGKQPLFSPDKKLVLAANGEIYNHRELRKQFAGTYDFQTESDCEVILALYQKKGVDFLDEMNGIFGFAIYDSEKDEYFIARDHMGIIPLYVGWDINGTFYVASELKALEGTCTKIQLFPPGHYLHSSDGEFKRWYSRDWMEYDAVKDNETSIQAVKEALEAAVHRQLMSDVPYGVLLSGGLDSSVTSAIAKKYAQKRIESDDTTDAWWPQLHSFSVGLEGSPDLAAAQKVAKHIGTVHHEIKFTIQEGLDAIKDVVYNLETYDITTIRASTPMYLMARVIKSMGIKMVLSGEGADELFGGYLYFHKAPNAKEFHEETVRKLDKLHMYDCLRANKSLAAWGIEGRVPFLDKEFMDVAMRINPKDKMINGERMEKWVVRKAFEDMLPESVAWRQKEQFSDGVGYSWIDTLKEVVKNEVTDDQLANAKYRFPLQTPTSKEEFYYRSIFEEHFPSDAAALCVPQEPSVACSTRIALEWDEAFKNMNDPSGRAVSKVHSDAYVK; encoded by the coding sequence ATGTGTGGAATTGTATGTGCCTTTGATGTAAAAGAGAGTACCGAGGTTTTAAGGCCTCAATTGCTGGAAATGTCCAAGAAAATTAGACATAGAGGGCCAGATTGGAGTGGGATATTTGCCGATGATAAGGCTATTTTGGCTCATGAACGTTTGGCAATCGTTGATCCGGCATCGGGAAAACAACCTTTGTTCAGTCCGGATAAGAAATTGGTTTTGGCCGCTAATGGTGAAATATATAACCATAGGGAATTGCGTAAGCAATTTGCAGGAACCTATGATTTTCAGACCGAGTCTGACTGCGAGGTAATTTTGGCCCTATATCAGAAGAAAGGGGTGGACTTCTTGGATGAAATGAACGGTATTTTTGGTTTTGCCATCTATGACTCTGAAAAGGATGAGTATTTTATAGCAAGGGATCATATGGGGATTATTCCACTATATGTAGGTTGGGATATTAATGGTACTTTTTATGTAGCCTCAGAATTAAAAGCTTTGGAAGGGACCTGTACCAAGATACAGTTGTTTCCTCCAGGTCATTACTTGCATAGCAGCGATGGGGAATTTAAAAGATGGTATTCCCGAGATTGGATGGAATACGATGCGGTAAAGGACAATGAGACTAGTATTCAAGCTGTTAAAGAGGCCTTGGAAGCGGCAGTTCATAGACAATTAATGTCCGATGTACCCTATGGTGTATTGCTTTCGGGTGGATTGGACTCGTCGGTAACTTCTGCCATAGCAAAAAAATATGCCCAGAAGAGAATTGAGTCGGATGACACTACGGATGCCTGGTGGCCGCAATTGCATTCATTTTCAGTAGGATTGGAAGGTTCACCGGATTTGGCAGCGGCACAAAAAGTGGCAAAACATATCGGTACCGTGCACCACGAAATAAAATTCACCATTCAAGAAGGTTTGGATGCTATTAAAGATGTAGTATACAACCTGGAAACATATGATATAACTACGATAAGGGCTTCTACCCCAATGTATTTAATGGCCAGGGTTATAAAATCTATGGGTATTAAAATGGTTTTGTCGGGCGAAGGAGCGGATGAATTATTTGGGGGTTATTTATACTTTCATAAGGCGCCAAATGCGAAGGAATTCCATGAGGAAACAGTTCGTAAATTGGATAAGCTTCACATGTACGATTGTCTAAGGGCCAATAAATCCTTGGCTGCTTGGGGCATAGAGGGAAGGGTTCCATTTTTGGATAAGGAGTTTATGGACGTAGCCATGAGAATCAACCCTAAGGACAAGATGATCAACGGGGAACGCATGGAGAAATGGGTGGTTCGTAAGGCTTTTGAAGATATGTTGCCGGAAAGTGTTGCATGGAGACAAAAGGAACAATTTTCAGATGGAGTTGGTTATAGCTGGATAGATACCTTGAAGGAGGTTGTTAAGAACGAAGTTACGGATGATCAATTGGCAAATGCCAAATACAGATTTCCTTTGCAGACACCTACGTCTAAAGAAGAATTCTATTATCGCTCAATTTTTGAAGAGCATTTTCCATCCGATGCTGCGGCATTATGTGTTCCACAGGAACCTTCAGTGGCATGTAGTACCAGAATTGCCCTGGAATGGGATGAGGCCTTTAAAAACATGAACGATCCGTCCGGTAGGGCTGTATCAAAGGTGCATTCCGATGCTTATGTAAAGTAA
- the gyrB gene encoding DNA topoisomerase (ATP-hydrolyzing) subunit B gives MSEEANKDEQKKNNYSADSIQALEGMEHVRMRPSMYIGDVGVRGLHHLVYEVVDNSIDEAMGGHCDEISVTINEDNSITTQDNGRGIPVDLHKKEGVSALEVVMTKIGAGGKFDKDSYKVSGGLHGVGVSCVNALSKHLRATVHRDGKIWEQEYSKGKALYPVKSIGETDKRGTIVTFTPDDTIFTQTVEYSYETLANRMRELSFLNKGVSITLMDKRQKDKDSESGYVTERFFSEEGLKEFIKFLDGNREPLIRSVISMEGEKNDIPVEVAMVYNTSYTENLHSYVNNINTHEGGTHLAGFRRGLTSTLKKYADASGMLEKLKFEVQGDDFREGLTAIISVKVAEPQFEGQTKTKLGNREVSAAVSQAVSEMLTNYLEENPDDAKTIVQKVILAAQARHAATKAREMVQRKTVMSIGGLPGKLSDCSEQDPALCEVFLVEGDSAGGTAKQGRDRAFQAILPLRGKILNVEKAMTHKVFENEEIKNIYTALGVTIGTEEDSKALNLDKLRYHKVVIMCDADVDGSHIETLILTFFFRYMRELIEGGHVYIATPPLYLVKKGSKKRYAWSDKERDEIAESFNGSVGIQRYKGLGEMNAEQLWDTTMNPEFRTLRQITIDNATETDRVFSMLMGDEVPPRREFIEKNAVYANIDA, from the coding sequence ATGAGCGAAGAAGCAAATAAAGACGAGCAAAAAAAGAACAATTATTCCGCGGATAGTATCCAGGCCCTTGAGGGTATGGAGCATGTGCGTATGAGGCCTTCCATGTATATTGGTGATGTAGGGGTACGTGGTTTGCATCATTTGGTTTATGAGGTAGTGGATAACTCCATTGATGAGGCAATGGGCGGCCATTGTGATGAGATTAGTGTAACGATAAATGAAGACAATTCCATTACTACCCAGGATAACGGTAGGGGTATCCCTGTAGACCTTCACAAGAAAGAAGGCGTTTCGGCTTTAGAGGTAGTTATGACCAAAATAGGTGCCGGAGGTAAATTTGACAAGGATTCCTACAAGGTATCAGGTGGTTTGCACGGTGTTGGGGTATCCTGTGTCAATGCACTCTCCAAGCACTTGAGAGCTACGGTGCATAGGGATGGAAAAATCTGGGAACAGGAGTACAGTAAGGGTAAAGCACTATATCCTGTGAAAAGTATTGGGGAAACCGATAAAAGGGGGACCATTGTAACTTTTACACCGGATGATACGATATTTACCCAGACTGTGGAATACAGTTATGAGACCTTGGCAAATAGAATGCGTGAGCTTTCATTCTTGAACAAGGGTGTATCCATCACCTTGATGGACAAGCGACAAAAGGATAAGGACAGCGAAAGTGGTTATGTAACCGAGCGCTTTTTTTCCGAAGAGGGACTAAAGGAATTTATCAAGTTCTTGGATGGAAATCGCGAACCTCTTATTCGTAGCGTAATTTCCATGGAAGGGGAGAAGAACGATATTCCTGTAGAAGTGGCCATGGTCTATAATACTTCTTATACAGAGAATCTGCATTCCTATGTCAATAATATCAATACCCATGAAGGCGGTACACATTTGGCCGGATTTAGAAGGGGTCTGACATCTACTTTGAAGAAGTATGCCGATGCATCGGGGATGTTGGAAAAATTAAAATTCGAGGTTCAAGGCGATGATTTTAGGGAAGGTTTAACCGCAATTATCTCTGTAAAGGTTGCGGAACCGCAATTTGAAGGGCAGACCAAAACCAAATTGGGTAACAGGGAAGTATCTGCGGCAGTAAGTCAGGCAGTTTCTGAAATGTTGACCAATTATTTGGAGGAAAATCCAGATGATGCCAAAACCATTGTCCAAAAAGTAATTTTGGCGGCCCAAGCCCGTCATGCGGCTACCAAGGCCCGTGAAATGGTTCAGCGTAAAACCGTGATGAGCATTGGTGGCCTGCCAGGAAAACTATCCGATTGTTCGGAACAGGATCCGGCATTGTGTGAGGTCTTCCTTGTTGAGGGTGATTCTGCGGGAGGTACTGCCAAGCAAGGGCGCGACAGGGCTTTTCAGGCTATTCTTCCATTAAGGGGTAAGATCCTGAACGTGGAGAAAGCTATGACCCATAAGGTCTTTGAAAATGAGGAGATCAAAAATATATATACTGCCTTGGGTGTTACCATTGGTACCGAGGAAGACAGCAAGGCTTTGAACTTGGATAAGTTGCGCTATCACAAAGTAGTGATTATGTGTGATGCGGATGTGGATGGTAGCCATATCGAGACCTTGATATTGACCTTTTTCTTTAGGTATATGCGCGAATTGATCGAGGGAGGTCACGTTTATATAGCAACCCCACCTCTGTATTTGGTAAAGAAAGGGTCTAAGAAAAGATACGCCTGGTCCGATAAGGAGAGGGATGAAATTGCCGAGAGTTTTAACGGTAGCGTGGGTATTCAGAGATATAAAGGTCTTGGGGAGATGAATGCGGAACAATTATGGGATACTACAATGAATCCTGAATTTAGGACCTTAAGGCAGATAACCATAGATAACGCCACAGAGACAGATAGAGTTTTCTCAATGTTGATGGGAGATGAAGTTCCACCTCGTAGGGAGTTTATTGAGAAAAATGCGGTCTATGCCAACATTGATGCATAA
- a CDS encoding DUF6588 family protein, giving the protein MKYLFLIGILFFSVAGYSQSNVNELFAAGINDAEKFSDSYFGPVSEGAIYSLSNGWYNSADSKPLGGFEISIIGNMTSFKNKEDKKTFVLNTADYENLQFVDGSTSKPVSTALGDLEGIRVFVEGEVGPITTREEFELPTGLASENINFIPSAFLQVSVGLVKGLEVKARFLPKINTEDVAVGLYGVGLQYDFSKLLPADKILPVALSAVAGYTHLNASYDFTDSNIVDGSDQQIEVDMNVLTVQAVASTKLPVINFYGAIGYVSGKSTTDVLGTYQVQSGPFQETYVDPFSLTRKASGVSGTLGAKLKLGFFRLHADYSLAEFNNLTVGVNFGFR; this is encoded by the coding sequence ATGAAATATTTATTTTTAATAGGAATTTTGTTTTTTAGTGTAGCGGGTTATTCGCAATCTAACGTTAATGAGCTATTTGCTGCGGGAATTAATGATGCTGAGAAATTTTCTGATAGTTATTTCGGGCCGGTGTCCGAGGGTGCTATTTATAGTTTGTCCAATGGATGGTACAACTCTGCCGATTCCAAACCCTTGGGGGGTTTTGAGATTTCCATAATTGGCAATATGACTTCTTTTAAAAATAAGGAAGACAAAAAGACTTTCGTTCTAAATACAGCTGATTATGAAAATCTGCAGTTCGTGGATGGAAGCACTTCCAAACCGGTTTCCACTGCTTTGGGAGATCTTGAGGGCATTCGGGTATTTGTAGAAGGTGAAGTAGGGCCTATTACAACCCGGGAGGAATTTGAATTGCCGACCGGACTTGCTTCGGAAAACATAAACTTTATTCCTTCCGCGTTTTTACAGGTAAGTGTAGGCTTGGTCAAGGGCTTGGAAGTGAAGGCCAGGTTTTTGCCTAAAATTAATACAGAGGACGTGGCCGTCGGATTATACGGGGTTGGTCTACAATATGACTTTTCCAAATTGTTGCCTGCAGATAAAATATTGCCCGTAGCACTTTCCGCTGTGGCAGGATATACGCATTTGAATGCTTCTTATGATTTTACGGACAGTAATATTGTAGATGGTAGCGATCAGCAGATAGAGGTGGACATGAATGTTTTAACGGTTCAGGCCGTTGCCTCCACTAAACTTCCCGTAATTAATTTTTATGGGGCTATAGGATATGTTTCAGGAAAATCCACAACAGACGTTTTAGGGACCTACCAGGTACAGTCTGGGCCATTTCAAGAAACCTATGTAGATCCTTTTTCCTTGACCAGAAAGGCCAGCGGGGTCTCGGGAACTTTGGGTGCCAAATTAAAACTTGGCTTCTTTAGGTTGCATGCCGATTATTCTCTGGCAGAATTTAATAACCTAACTGTAGGAGTAAATTTTGGATTTAGATAA
- the mdh gene encoding malate dehydrogenase, with amino-acid sequence MKVTVVGAGAVGASCAEYIAIKNFASEVVVLDIKEGFAEGKAMDLMQTASLNGFDTKITGITNDYSKTAGSDVAIITSGIPRKPGMTREELIGINAGIVKTVSFNLLEHSPNVILIVVSNPMDTMTYLVHKTTGLPKNRIIGMGGALDSARFKYRLAEALEAPISDVDGMVIGGHSDTGMVPLTAHATRNSIKVSEFLSEERLAQVSEDTKVGGATLTKLLGTSAWYAPGAAVSSMVQAIACDQKKMFPCSAFLEGEYGLNDICIGVPVLLGKNGIEKIVKIDLAEAEKAKMKESAEGVRKTNSLLTL; translated from the coding sequence ATGAAAGTTACCGTTGTTGGAGCAGGTGCTGTTGGCGCAAGTTGTGCAGAGTACATTGCTATAAAGAATTTTGCATCTGAAGTAGTTGTGTTGGATATAAAGGAAGGATTTGCTGAAGGCAAGGCCATGGATTTAATGCAAACAGCTTCATTGAATGGTTTTGATACCAAAATAACAGGAATTACAAATGATTATAGCAAAACTGCAGGAAGTGATGTGGCTATTATCACTTCTGGTATTCCACGTAAGCCGGGAATGACCCGTGAGGAGCTGATAGGGATAAATGCAGGAATTGTAAAAACGGTTTCTTTCAATTTATTGGAGCATTCCCCCAACGTAATTTTGATCGTGGTTAGTAATCCAATGGATACCATGACTTATTTGGTTCATAAAACTACTGGTTTGCCCAAGAACAGAATTATAGGAATGGGTGGAGCTTTGGATAGCGCAAGGTTTAAATACAGATTGGCCGAGGCATTGGAGGCTCCAATTTCCGATGTTGATGGTATGGTCATTGGAGGTCATAGCGATACAGGTATGGTACCTTTAACTGCACATGCAACCAGGAATAGTATTAAGGTATCCGAATTTTTGTCCGAAGAGCGTCTTGCGCAAGTTTCTGAGGATACCAAAGTGGGTGGTGCTACGCTTACAAAATTATTGGGTACCAGTGCTTGGTATGCACCAGGTGCCGCCGTTTCTTCCATGGTACAGGCAATTGCCTGCGATCAGAAGAAGATGTTCCCATGTTCTGCATTTCTGGAAGGCGAGTACGGTCTTAATGATATTTGTATTGGCGTGCCGGTACTTTTAGGTAAAAATGGGATCGAAAAAATTGTAAAAATAGATTTGGCCGAGGCAGAAAAAGCAAAAATGAAGGAAAGTGCTGAAGGCGTAAGAAAGACAAATAGCTTATTGACCCTATAG
- the secDF gene encoding protein translocase subunit SecDF, whose amino-acid sequence MQNKGLIKLFAFLFGLVSIYQLSYTFITNKVEKDATVFATNKISESEEDYLAKREALEARYLDSIGGNSILGFTNYDEAKKKELNKGLDLKGGINVTLQISVKDILKGLANNTKNPVFNKALADADAASKSSDATYIDLFFESFDKIKGDTKLASPDIFANKGLSDVINFQMTDDQVKPIIRTKIDESIVSAFEVLRERIDGFGVTQPNIQREGNSGRILVELPGARDIGRAQDLLSSTAQLEFWETYKQSNPSLSTFLQAANERLKTLVEVEKPEEVVKPESELDSLLSDVAQDSLDFSQDVNPLFSLLIPANPNGNALVSAAIQDTAKIGEYLRMKEIRRLIPADIQFVKFVWERPTEGSEVVELYALKSNRDNTPRISGDVVSDASDTFDQYNKPAVTMTMNTKGAKEWEKLTGDAFNNQTGIAIVLDNKVYTAPGVSSGPISGGRSEITGTFTINETKDIANVLRAGKLPASAEIIQSEIVGPSLGQEAINSGFFSFMIAMAIVLVWMVFYYGKAGIFADIALLLNILLIFGVLVSLNAVLTLPGIAGIVLTIGMSVDANVLIFERIKEELAKGKGQSQAIADGFGNALSSILDANITTGLTALILFVFGSGPIKGFATTLLIGIVTSLFTAIFITRLLVDWYVSGKGRKLDFSTAMTKNLFKNININFLAKRKIAYIASSILVAIGLFSLLTQGLQQGVDFVGGRSYTVRFEKMVNPSEIASELNTVFGSGTNVKTYGEANQIKITTPYKVDVEGIEVDNEIQNKLYASLQKYLPDGTSFEDFTIGSGEKSIGILQSVKVGPTIADDIKKNAFLAIIGSLAVVFLYILFRFRRWQFSLGAVAAVFHDILIVLGVFSIFGKLMPFNMEIDQAFIAAILTVIGYSLNDTVVVFDRIREIIAEKGWKAGENTNLALNSTLSRTLNTSMTTLVVLLAIFIFGGESLRGFMFAMIIGIIVGTYSSLFIATPVMFDTLKKKTQIGKEE is encoded by the coding sequence ATGCAAAATAAAGGACTTATAAAGCTTTTCGCTTTTTTGTTTGGGCTAGTCAGTATTTATCAGCTATCCTATACATTTATTACCAATAAAGTAGAAAAGGATGCAACTGTCTTTGCTACCAATAAAATTTCAGAATCTGAAGAGGATTACCTTGCAAAAAGGGAAGCGCTGGAAGCAAGATATTTAGACTCTATAGGAGGGAATTCCATTTTAGGATTTACCAATTATGACGAAGCCAAGAAAAAGGAGCTTAATAAGGGTCTGGATTTAAAAGGGGGAATCAATGTTACCCTTCAGATTTCTGTAAAGGATATTCTAAAGGGCCTTGCCAATAATACCAAGAATCCGGTTTTCAACAAAGCCTTGGCCGATGCCGATGCCGCTTCTAAGAGTAGTGATGCTACTTATATAGATCTGTTCTTTGAATCTTTTGACAAAATAAAGGGAGATACCAAATTGGCCTCTCCGGATATTTTCGCAAACAAAGGTTTGAGTGATGTCATCAATTTTCAAATGACAGATGATCAGGTAAAACCGATTATTAGGACTAAGATTGATGAGTCCATCGTTTCTGCTTTTGAAGTACTTCGTGAGCGTATAGATGGCTTTGGTGTTACCCAGCCCAATATTCAACGGGAAGGTAATTCTGGTCGAATATTGGTCGAATTGCCTGGTGCAAGGGATATAGGACGTGCACAGGATCTTTTGTCCAGTACGGCCCAATTGGAATTTTGGGAAACTTATAAGCAAAGTAACCCTAGTTTAAGTACCTTTTTGCAGGCCGCCAACGAGAGGTTGAAGACTTTGGTTGAGGTTGAAAAGCCGGAAGAAGTTGTTAAACCGGAATCTGAACTGGATTCTTTGTTGTCTGATGTAGCACAAGATTCATTGGATTTTTCCCAAGATGTGAATCCACTTTTTAGCCTGCTTATCCCAGCAAATCCTAACGGAAATGCCTTGGTTAGTGCAGCTATTCAGGATACGGCAAAAATTGGGGAATACCTTAGAATGAAGGAAATTCGCAGATTGATTCCGGCGGATATTCAATTTGTTAAGTTTGTTTGGGAACGTCCAACCGAAGGTTCGGAAGTTGTTGAATTATATGCATTAAAATCCAATAGGGACAATACACCTAGAATTAGTGGGGATGTTGTTTCCGATGCTTCGGATACTTTTGATCAATATAACAAGCCTGCGGTTACCATGACCATGAATACCAAAGGTGCCAAGGAATGGGAAAAATTAACAGGGGATGCCTTTAACAATCAGACCGGTATTGCTATCGTTTTGGATAATAAGGTATATACTGCTCCTGGTGTTTCTTCCGGGCCTATATCCGGTGGTCGTTCAGAGATTACGGGGACTTTTACCATCAACGAGACCAAGGATATTGCCAACGTACTAAGGGCCGGTAAACTGCCTGCTTCTGCAGAAATAATTCAATCAGAAATTGTAGGACCATCATTGGGACAGGAAGCTATCAATAGTGGTTTCTTCTCCTTTATGATTGCCATGGCCATTGTATTGGTGTGGATGGTATTTTACTATGGAAAAGCGGGAATTTTTGCCGATATCGCCCTTCTGTTGAACATCTTGTTGATCTTTGGGGTATTGGTAAGTTTAAATGCGGTACTTACCCTTCCGGGAATAGCAGGTATTGTATTGACCATTGGTATGTCCGTGGATGCCAACGTACTTATTTTTGAACGTATTAAGGAAGAATTGGCAAAAGGAAAAGGACAGAGCCAAGCAATTGCGGATGGTTTTGGAAATGCTCTTTCTTCTATCTTGGATGCCAACATTACAACTGGTTTAACGGCTTTAATACTATTTGTATTTGGTTCAGGTCCTATTAAAGGATTTGCCACCACTCTATTGATCGGTATTGTTACCTCCTTGTTCACGGCCATATTCATCACTAGACTTTTGGTCGACTGGTATGTGAGTGGAAAAGGAAGAAAATTGGATTTCTCTACGGCCATGACAAAGAACCTGTTCAAGAATATCAACATCAATTTCTTGGCCAAAAGGAAGATAGCTTATATAGCCTCTTCCATTTTAGTGGCAATAGGACTATTTTCATTATTAACCCAAGGTTTACAACAAGGGGTGGATTTTGTTGGAGGACGTTCTTACACGGTAAGATTTGAGAAGATGGTAAATCCATCTGAAATCGCTTCGGAATTGAACACTGTTTTTGGAAGTGGTACCAATGTTAAGACTTACGGCGAGGCAAATCAGATAAAAATTACCACTCCTTATAAAGTGGATGTTGAGGGAATTGAGGTGGACAATGAAATTCAGAATAAACTGTACGCTTCCCTTCAAAAATATTTGCCGGACGGTACCAGTTTTGAAGACTTTACCATAGGTAGTGGCGAAAAATCCATAGGTATCCTTCAATCCGTGAAAGTGGGTCCAACCATTGCGGATGATATTAAAAAGAATGCCTTCTTGGCCATTATTGGTTCTTTGGCGGTAGTTTTCCTTTATATCTTATTTAGGTTCCGTAGATGGCAGTTCTCTTTGGGTGCAGTTGCGGCTGTATTCCATGATATTTTGATCGTGTTGGGTGTATTCTCCATCTTTGGTAAATTGATGCCTTTTAACATGGAAATCGATCAGGCCTTTATTGCAGCAATACTAACGGTTATTGGTTACTCCTTGAATGATACGGTGGTAGTATTTGACCGTATTAGGGAGATTATAGCTGAAAAAGGATGGAAAGCTGGTGAGAATACCAACTTGGCCCTTAACAGTACATTAAGTAGGACCTTGAATACCTCCATGACTACCTTGGTAGTGTTGTTGGCAATATTCATATTTGGTGGCGAATCCCTAAGAGGATTTATGTTTGCCATGATTATAGGTATCATTGTTGGTACTTATTCCTCTTTGTTCATTGCAACTCCAGTAATGTTCGATACTTTGAAGAAGAAAACTCAAATAGGTAAGGAAGAGTAG